Proteins from a genomic interval of Lolium perenne isolate Kyuss_39 chromosome 1, Kyuss_2.0, whole genome shotgun sequence:
- the LOC127348628 gene encoding putative E3 ubiquitin-protein ligase SINA-like 9, whose protein sequence is MATPWTRPVPASVTLESFDALDCGVCCCPLRPPIFQCSVGHVVCSNCRDKMTSAGSCHVCRAPIADGYRRNHDMEKLVESIRVLCPNTAFGCTAKPAYYDYHLHLPSCLHPPCHCPAKACCFVGSTADLTDHFSTVHQWPHFKVRGSQLAEYILLDGFNVLDVIDGDRKHLLLLLVSHEHVGRAIAVIFVCPSPRVGKDHAFCHLQVEVSRYHIDGDESDTHLQESEFKLAPSDLSNGLPNPDGCFQLIVPKYALPDEEETVKVSVSIRIVTTIDQSASRS, encoded by the exons ATGGCAACGCCTTGGACGCGGCCGGTGCCGGCTAGCGTGACGCTGGAGAGCTTCGACGCCCTGGACTGCGGCGTCTGCTGCTGCCCGCTCAGGCCTCCCATCTTCCAG TGTTCGGTGGGGCACGTGGTGTGCTCGAACTGCCGCGACAAGATGACCTCGGCTGGAAGTTGCCACGTGTGCCGCGCTCCAATAGCCGACGGTTACCGTCGGAACCACGACATGGAGAAACTGGTGGAGTCTATCCGGGTGTTGTGTCCCAACACTGCCTTCGGCTGCACCGCGAAGCCAGCCTACTACGACTACCACCTCCACCTCCCCAGTTGCCTGCATCCGCCGTGCCACTGCCCGGCGAAGGCCTGCTGCTTCGTCGGTTCCACAGCGGACCTCACGGACCATTTCAGCACCGTGCACCAGTGGCCGCATTTTAAGGTTCGGGGATCCCAGCTTGCAGAATACATCCTCCTCGACGGCTTCAACGTGCTGGATGTCATCGACGGCGATAGGAAGCACCTGTTACTGCTATTGGTGTCGCATGAGCACGTCGGACGCGCCATAGCCGTTATCTTTGTATGCCCAAGTCCACGAGTAGGCAAGGACCATGCGTTCTGCCATCTCCAGGTCGAGGTCTCGCGCTACCATATCGATGGTGACGAGTCAGACACGCATCTTCAGGAATCTGAGTTCAAACTAGCACCCAGTGATCTCTCCAATGGGCTGCCCAATCCTGACGGCTGTTTCCAGCTCATCGTGCCAAAGTATGCTCTACCGGACGAAGAGGAAACTGTTAAGGTCTCGGTAAGTATTAGGATCGTGACGACCATCGATCAATCAGCGTCTAGAAGTTGA